In the genome of Nonomuraea sp. NBC_00507, the window GGTTGAGCCGATGGACCGGCATGGTGATCCCCTTTCAGCAGAGTCCCGCCCTAAGTATATGAGAGTTCAACTAAATTGGGACCGTGACCAGATGGCTGGATGAGGACGAACAGCAGACCTGGCGGAGATTCCTGGCGGCGACGCAGCTGATCAACGAGGCGCTCGATCGCCAGCTCCAGCGGGACGCGAACATGCCGCACGCCTACTACGTGATCCTCGTACGCCTGTCCGAGACGCCCGGGCGGGCGATGCGCATGAGCGAGCTGGCCGCCCAGGCGCAGTGTTCCCAGAGCCGCCTCTCGCACGCGGTGGCGCGCCTGGAGGAGCGCGGCTGGGTGCGCCGCGAGCGTGCCGCGTCCGACCGCCGCGGCAATCTCGCCGTGCTCACCGACGAGGGATACGCCGCGCTCGCCGCCGCCGCTCCCGGGCACGCGGAGGAGGTGCGGCGCGCCCTGTTCGACGTGCTCAAGCCCGAGCAGGTAAGGGAACTGGACGAGATCTGTTCGGCCATCGTTTCCGCGGCCGACGGGAACACGCTGGAGCGATAGCGAGAAACTGTCGGGCGGAGGCCGTAGCGTTCTCGGCGTAGCCGATCGAGGAGATGCCGATGCGCGACACCGAAGAGGCGCTGTTCAGGGCCGTCCATGGCATTGCGGGCCGCTTCGCCGGCCAGCCCGTGCCCGTGGTCATGGACGCGCTGCTGCGCGACCTGCCCAAGGCTCCCGGCCTCGAGGTGGCAGAGCTACGCAAGATCGCCGAGGAGATCAGCGTGGGACGGGATCCCTCGGGCTTGTGAACAACCGATCGCCAGGGGAGCATCGAATCATGTACGAGCCAACCCCTGATGATCGATTCACGTTCGGTCTGTGGACGGTCGGCTGGCAGGCACGCGATCCGTTCGGGGACGCCACCCGGGCGCCTCTCGATCCCGTGGAGAGCGTGCACCGGCTGGCGGAGCTCGGAGCCTATGGCGTCACTTTCCACGACGACGACCTGCTCGCCGTCGAGCCTGATCGCGACCGGGCGATCGCGGCCTTCCGGAAAGCGCTTGCCGAGACCGGGCTGAAAGTGCCCATGGCCACCACCAACCTGTTCACGCATCCCGTCTTCCGCGACGGCGCGTTCACCAGCAACGACCGTGACGTGCGGCGATACGCCCTGCGCAAGGTGACGCGCAACCTCGATCTGGCCGCCTCGCTGGGCGCCCGCACGTATGTGTGCTGGGGCGGTCGCGAGGGCGCCGAGTCCGACGCGGCCAAGGACGTGCGGGCCGCGCTCGCCCGCTACAAGGAGGCCATCGACCTGCTGTGCGGCTACGTCCGCGAGCGCGGCTACGACCTCCGCTTCGCCATCGAGCCCAAGCCCAACGAGCCGCGCGGGGACATTCTGCTGCCGACGATCGGGCACGCGCTGGCGTTCATCGGCGAGCTCGAGTTTCCCGACATGGTGGGACTCAACCCCGAGGTCGGCCACGAGCAGATGGCCGGGCTCAACTTCGTGCACGGCATCGCGCAGGCGTTGTGGCACGGCAAGCTGTTCCACATCGACCTCAACGGGCAGCACGGCCCCCGCTTCGACCAGGACCTGGTCTTCGGGCACGGCGACGTGATGAGCGCGTTCTTCCTGGTGGACCTGCTGGAGCACGGCGGCTACGACGGCCCGCGCCACTTCGACTACAAACCGTTGCGCACGGAGGACCCCTCCGACGTGTGGGTGTCGGCGGCGGCCAACATGCGCACCTACCTCATCCTGCGGGAAAAGGCGCGCACCTACCGGGCCGACCCGGAGGTCCGTGAAGCCCTGCGGGCCGCCCGCGTCGAGGAGCTCGGCCTGCCCACGCTCAACCGTGGCGAGACGCTGGCCGATCTGTCCGGGGACGACTTCGATCCCGACATGGCCGCTCAGCGCGGATACCATTTCACGCATCTCAACCAGCTTGCGCTGGAGCACTTGTTAGGAGTTCGTGGGTGACGCTGGTCGCAGGGGTCGATTCTTCGACACAAAGTTGCAAGGTCGTCATTCGTGACGCGGAGACGGGCACGCTGGTGCGGCAGGGCCGGGCACCGCATCCGGACGGCACGGAGGTGCACCCGTCGCATTGGTGGTCGGCGTTGCTGCAGGCCATCGAGGAGGCCGACGGGCTGGACGGCGTGGCGGCCATCAGTGTCGCCGGGCAGCAGCACGGCATGGTCTGCCTGGACGAGTCCGGAAATGTCGTACGCGACGCCCTCCTCTGGAACGACACCCGCTCCGCCCAGGCCGCCCTCGACCTGATCGCGGAGCTGGGCGGCC includes:
- the xylA gene encoding xylose isomerase — its product is MYEPTPDDRFTFGLWTVGWQARDPFGDATRAPLDPVESVHRLAELGAYGVTFHDDDLLAVEPDRDRAIAAFRKALAETGLKVPMATTNLFTHPVFRDGAFTSNDRDVRRYALRKVTRNLDLAASLGARTYVCWGGREGAESDAAKDVRAALARYKEAIDLLCGYVRERGYDLRFAIEPKPNEPRGDILLPTIGHALAFIGELEFPDMVGLNPEVGHEQMAGLNFVHGIAQALWHGKLFHIDLNGQHGPRFDQDLVFGHGDVMSAFFLVDLLEHGGYDGPRHFDYKPLRTEDPSDVWVSAAANMRTYLILREKARTYRADPEVREALRAARVEELGLPTLNRGETLADLSGDDFDPDMAAQRGYHFTHLNQLALEHLLGVRG
- a CDS encoding MarR family winged helix-turn-helix transcriptional regulator, translated to MTRWLDEDEQQTWRRFLAATQLINEALDRQLQRDANMPHAYYVILVRLSETPGRAMRMSELAAQAQCSQSRLSHAVARLEERGWVRRERAASDRRGNLAVLTDEGYAALAAAAPGHAEEVRRALFDVLKPEQVRELDEICSAIVSAADGNTLER